The nucleotide window gggtagactaccattattcaacaaagacaaggtaaaaatggtttttcattctctgtcccctttaaaaaggtttaaaaaaatggcttcaatCGATAACaccttaaatatttaaatattttcaccATTTATATTTAGTAAGAATTTAGTAATCTCATTTTAGGCATTTCGAATTGAAGTGATTTTTTAAGATGAcacaatttttactttttacagtgttttactCACTTTGCATACAATAGTTCGGAAGCAGAGGATTTCAAGCAAAGCAATGGGAGAGATCCAATTtctaaatgcatacatgtaaagtTCATAAAGTCAGAAATACATAATGCATTCATCTAAAAATGCACAGTGCACTTTTGATCCTGCTCGTTCGAAAATAGAGCATATGGCCATGATAATGAACATACAGGCAAACAGCCACTAAACAGCTTGGTAATAAATAAACAAGATCCGCTGTTCAAATCAAATTATTGTTTGTACACCACAAGAAAGAGCCAAACACATTATAGCAAACAAGAAACTTTGAGTGCTGAGCCAAATCTCTATCCCATCCCtccttctctctgtctctctctctctccttattTGTTTCCTGAAATATGCGTGGGAATGTGCTATGTGCTAATGATAAATGTAAAGTAGAAAATGCAAATACCTCCACCAACATCTGAAACAGCATCCATCCCCACGGACTCAGAAATGTGGACGATTTTTATATCTCTTGCTTTGTTTTAGGGAAGATAACTCATAATCATACCGATGCTACACTACCAGTTCTTCCAGCTATGCAGGCTATTAAAAAGTCTGATGATTTTATGGTTTTTCTGCAGAACAAtcataacatttaaataaaatctatcatttttctgaaagtgtaaaaatgatgaaattaaaaTAGTTCATCCAGTGTCTTAGGCAGGGTACCACAAAAACATTGCTTAACACACTGTTTGAAAATATCATATTTTCCACCTGCAATGCCAATAAATCATCTCAGACTAAACAGCATTACGGTTTTGTTGGCGAATACAACAGTGCAACTGAAGCACAGACACTTGCAAGAAAGACACTTCTTTCTTGCAAGAAGGTTGCAAGGATTGTGATTATAAAGATGAAGGATCTGGACTTGTAATGAAAAACGGTAATGTTCAAGTTCAAAACTTACACTgtgtttttaatgaaaacacCTGGACTCGGGTTGCCCGAGGGATTGTGTCTGTAATAAGTATCACTTGGTAAGTTGCCTCCTTACCTTTCTCATTCTCGGGTACGAGTGTTTCAATCGGAGGCTCTATTTCTCCTGCTTCCAAAAGGAGGCTCTTGGCTTGGGACAGAAACCTTCTTAACCCTTCAAGAATCTCCACAGCAGAACTAAGCTTTGAGGCCTCCATCTCCTGCCTTTGGTTCTCCAAGAAATCCTGCACCAGTGAACCAAACGTAGAGCGCCTGTCACGGGAGAGTTCATCCACCAAGCGTGCAACGCGGCGTTCAGGAGCAAACACGCAGACGAAGGCTGCGGTCATGCGGCGCAGAGTCGACGTTGGGTTCGCGGAGGGGTAGCGTGTACCCCGTGCGGCAGGCGGCCATTGCTGGGCGGAGTCCACCAGTGTGTCCTCTTCCTCCAGACTGCTAAACGAGCTGTTGCTGTCCAGTTCGGCGAGGGAGGGAGCGCGGGTTCTGTCCAAAGCGAGACAAACTTCACCGTCTTCAGGATCTTTCTTGAGTTCATCATTGTCTTGTTGGGGTAGAGAGTTATTCTAGAAGCACAATCGGTTGAGGGGGGGAAAGGTGATACAATGTAAATTTCACAACAGAAATACACATCACGATCACAACCTTTTCAAACCGCGTAAAGAGTAGGCACAGCGTGTTGAATATCATTATGTTGCTTGTAGGAGGCAGTTCAACCATTAAAGGTTACATTTGTGCTAACCTCCCTCCACCCGCGCTTATACAAATGCGTGGTGACCGTGATTTAGTAGAATCAACATCTTTTGTTAATCCTAACCCTATCCAGTCCTGAGTTCATCATTGTCTTAAGATCCACCATTCTTTAGAATTGATTGAGTATTGATCCAACCCAATAAAACACACATGATTTGACTGACACCTGACCTTGGCTGGAACTTCCCCTTAACCCCAAACCCCTAGAAATAATCTCTAGGATTGATAAAAATAGATTCCAGCCCCTAACCCCAATGAGACACaacatattaactctttcaccgccattgacaagttaactcgtcaattaggAGAAAAcgcggttacactttattttgatagtccactttagacatgctactaactataaataactttgcaactacatgtcaactaactttcaataatttgcaactatacgtcaactaactgtcattagggtattagtagactgtaatggttggggttagggaagaggtttgggttagtggaataagttgacatgcacctgcaaagatgcttatagacagttgaatgtctgttgagatatcatcccaataaagtgttagtagatattaagcagacagtttactaattctctaaagattggtggttgataagtagttgcaaagttacttataattagtaaaatgtctaaagtggactatcgaaataaagtgttaccgaaaacgcttccctgctaTAGTCCACCAGGTGAAGCTCTtccacaacttataaaaaccagaagtatcgccctagggcaaacagcggTACgcccgtgtatgttttgatcatcaatctgaatctgatctctatcaaaagtccttcacaaaaatggaattatctctagatttggtgttttttaagaaacctacccatatttgagaggtgataaaaagagaactaatgaaggtaggatgaaaagttttttgttgttgttctttaaaagcagagggGTCTGTTCTGTCAttggatatattgtttgtttatatatttaaagaagaacattttctggaaggcattcaacttgaaaaaatgctggcgctggctggcaactttaaaaaaaaaaaaagctggcggggaaagagttaatacagaAACATAGCCTTTTTTGCAAAATCACCCAAGAACGCACTTACAGGTGGTATGTGTCCCAACATCTGGTCGTCCTCCTCTTCCGAGGTGGGAGACAGTGCCTGGGTCCTCTTGAGCATGCTCATTCCTCCTGTCCGTCTCTGGCTGCCCTGGTTGGAATCTTGTCCTTGTGCCTCCCCCTGGGTCGGATCAGAATCTCCACCTGACAGACTGAGAGAGGTTTCGTTGGACACGCGGACCCTGAGGCTGCGTTTGAAGCGGTGGCGTTTGTGTGAGGCAGCTCTGCTGGGCTGGGATGGTTGAAGGAACAAGGGATTGATGAAACAGGGGCTGATGAATCTGGATGTTTGGCGGGGTGTTGATGGTGGTGGGGGTCCATTAGGAAGACTAGGGGATGTCTGAGAGCTCCAGAACTCTGAAAATATCACAGAAGATTGTGAAATGCAGAACACAGACaataaaagcaccataaaaaTAATCAATATGACGTTATTCCATTAGGATTATTATATTCCAAGtcttttataaattataaacataactATAAATTGTGTTAGAAACacaattttaacttttttgtgtgaaaattattcTTTTAACAGTTTGGGTGACATTTAGTGTGGAGTGTTTTGTGAACCTGTCataacccagcaagcaatatcGACCCAATATAGTCCTGCTATGAGTAAccgtttttattcaaaataaactttttcctgttttttcccAATAACTTgagagatgtatgatattctattatttattttttgggaTAAGGTTAGACatctattacatttttaatgacAGTCCAAATGCCAACTGCCTTGTTTTAGCTTAGACATCTGGGCTGTGCTTGGGAGGTTATTGGAAGTCTTTTAAAtggaaaattgcttgctggccAAGTACTGAATGAAACATAATAATAGGACAGTTAAGTAAATACTATGATTAGACACGAAATGCAACGCCAAGCTTGTGTGTGAACACAGCTAACAATGTTGTTAATCAATAAAAATCAATCAGTAAACAattgtaataaaaaacatgtgaggagttcagatgcaaaagcctctaaatgcAACCTatgtcaaaaattagataatgatatttACATATCTCATAcggcaaaaaataaatgtttctgtacaaaaatatgttttaaatatatgttaattacattttatagatAATAAAGCCAAATTggatatatttttgaatttgaaaaaatatattccttcaacatatatttcaaaatgtacttcaagggcaagcaaacacatttctaattttacaatcCATGAAATGTATTCttggccaaaatatattttaaatatatactaaATACAAGTTAATATTATAAAGTATAGTTTTGAAgttgaagaattttttttaatttaaattcaaacttgttatttttaaaggaacaccCCCACATTTTGGGAGTTTAGCTTATTTACCGTCCTCCGAGTAAGattaagtccatacatacctttctcatctccatgcgtattgtaactctgtctgacgtaGCCCccactagcttagcttagcacaaagactggaagtgaatggctccagctagaaAACTGCTACCAATAAGtcacaaaataacgcaaacattttcctatttatgtatACCAGTATATATACATGGAACTacattctcagaaggcgaagcaccgctacttgggcggagtgatttgctcgcagcacccgagaagcaccctggtgaggagcagagagttcggtcagagttgtgcaaatcactccgcagTGCTGAAGTAGCAGTGCTTTGatttctgagaatatagttcccagtatgtatactgttaaaagatggctgtgtctcatatgaccttgttatttgtacacggtgtgactatacaaatcacaacacataaatagaaaATGttcgcattattttgtcacttattgaaagcagtttgctagctggagccattcacttccagtctttgtgctaagctaagctagcgggggctgcgtcagataGAGTTaaagcacgcacggagatgagaaaaggtatgtatggacttatctatctctgggggatacggtgaataagttaaattcccaaaatgtggacgtgttcctttaaaagttttttcttAGAATGTAAACTGAACATATTGGAAGgctaaatttacattttaaatgctttaaaatatttttcaaaaaatatattggtgaaaaatatatttttgttaacatatgacattccaaaatatattttgtccattttttctatattttgaaatatacagtactttgcaaaagtcttaggccaccatctccagctttgttgttttagcaaagttttaatgtccatccatatttttcatattttcatattttttaagaCACAAACAGagaatacaggaaatatgtacacaaaattaaaaacaaaacaattttcagaactaaatgtcttcttcaggcatcagtcagtatttagtgtgacctctcttggcacgaaacacatcttgagcttttttgaggagactgaagtcctgaagtcaatAGAATTAGaaattcgattagaattagaaattaggatttaatttcatttaggtttaagagatcctgcagctgcctgctattgctcaagtggaaggggagtttaccctaaaaacttgacatttcaacttttatactgtttttaatgctacatacacatttcctgtattttcttgTTGTATTCTAATAAGAGACTAAGGAATAATTATATATTGTGATTAtaatacaattgcaaaaacaacaaatctcaTGGTAGCATTGGGCCTATgatttttgcacagtactgtatttcaaaatatgtattttttgtcGTATggtatacattcatcaaatacttcagatctgcttaatcccagcctcaggccattcagaaatatgggtttgttggcagaatccattaagagtctgatataaatgctaatttacaagaaaacatgtcagacgcacttagagggtttttcATCTGAACTCATATATTCCTACCCAAACCCAGATGGGAAATGTTTtccagttgtgtgtgtgttgtcgCCTGTGCAATAGCTTCTGGTAGCTCTAGTGGGAAAGGCAATATGTCTCTGTTGAACACACgtacaaaaaaacatattaggCAACAATTGTGTACTGTAATATGCTAGACATATATAAGCTATATGTGTACCTGCTGATGGTGTAAAAGGCCACAAGTCTGCAGAGGTCAGGAAAGCTCAGGGCTGAACTTTCTAAAgaaaatgctgcacaaaacacAATATAGATCCATCACAAACAAAGTTTCAAGTTTCACATAaagggacattttacaagactttctttaaaatgtcaaataaatctttggtgtccccagactacgtatgtgaagttctagctcaaaataccttatagataatttattatagcatgctaaaatttaaactttgtaggtgtgagcaaaaaggtgcaattttgggtgtgtccttttaaatgcaaatgagctgatctctgcactaaatggcaatgctgtggttggatagtgcagattaaagggcagttttatccccttctgacatcacaaggggagccaaatttcaattacctattttttcacatgcttgcaaagaattgtttaccaaaattaagttactgggttgatctttttcacattttctaggttgatagaagcactgggaacccaattatagcacttaaaaaaggAAACAGTCAATGTGACCCCTTTAAAAATagataaatactgtatatatgcaTGAAATATACACATTAACCCATAGAACCACTGCAACTTgattaggttattttaaaaagctcaTGTCAACAGGATTTCTTAACCctggtttaaaaataaacatctgTATGTGTGATGTGTTAAACTCACTGGAGTCTTCCTCACGAATTGGATACTGTGATACACCCACACCAGAATCTCCTACTCGAACACAAAGAACCTTCCTGTGGGAGGCGCTACACTTGCATACCAGAAAAGTCTATGGACAGGGAAGAGTGACAACgtccattaaaaaaaagaaaattctctcatcattcactcacataaataaatgtttagctggagaaaaaagtttttacacaaaaaaaattgataaACATAATATTGTCAGACTTACAGTACATACTGTTGCTGTCAATGTCCAAAACCACTACTTTTCAGGAAATGGAAAGCAAAAGTgccttttaaaataattaaacactGTGTTCTCAAAGTTTAAGTGgctttaagaaaaaaacaaaagcaTTGCAAATGCCCATTTCCACCATCTGGTTAGTTATTAGTTAACTGGAGAAGAAAAGAGATGATgaaaacatatcttaaaattgTCTAAACGCACAGTAAAAAGTGGATTGAGTAGCCAAAAAAACTCCAAGGATCACAGTTGGAGAATATTCATCCAATTAAAGCTTGTGACACTTTAAGAgaattttaaaatcttttttaaatgtaaaagacCACAAGTGATGACAAATTTTTTGCTGCTATAGTGTGTCATGACAGCACACCACAAACCATCAGATTCCCAACGCGAGTCTTGACTAAGAACACAGGAAATCtccaaagttttaatgtccatcctgTATTAAAAAGATGCCtacttatttaaaaatgtattttttcaaaTTGACATAATTAACCAAACTTGATATGGTTTTTAAAGTATGCCTTCATGGGTGTTAAGAACTTAATTTTGCCTGAGAAATTCAAGaagtaaacattttttacagtgctctGTAAAACGTACACTGTAAATGTGGAATAATTAACTTGCAGCTGCTTTACTTGCAAAATACTTGTTTtgtttaacagtttttttttaagaattacAGTGTAGTCCTACAAATAAATGTGTAGACTAGTTGTACACAAAAGTAACTTTATGCTTTATCTTATAAATTTACAACACAACACTGGTGAACGTTTTGgcagtaaattactgtatatTAACAGTATTTTAATTGTATTTGAATAATTTACAGAAAAACACTAGTAACTGAGTTCCTAGCCatgtattgtattttttaaaggaGTTGGTGTTTAAAGTGTGTTTGGCAGCATGATTTACAGCAGCACTCCagtaaaaatacagtatgtacatgactaataacattttttttctcatttcacTATTCTGCATGCTATGTAACCATGGGTATTTAAGTTGCATgggtatattttttaaatgtcaaaaatcattaggatattaagtaaagatcatgaaGATATTTCGTAAATattctactgtaaatatatcaaaaatgtatttatcattagtaatatgcaatgctaaggacttaatttggatCAATATAAAGGCAATTTGctcaatatttagatatttagatACCCTTCAATCACATCTTACTTTCTCCAGCTACACCTGTGACGTGTCTGTGCCCACATTTGTTGCTCATACATGAGTCAATTCCCTTTTCGTATAGATCAGAAAACTtttcagtgtttttttaacttgtgTATCACATTGTAGGGGATGCTGAacagcaaatgtttgttttccCTAGAATTTGATCATGTTTTcacttcttcattttttttaggGTTTTGTCAAGGATGTACATGAAGACTCTCTCACAATAGTCTTTGAAAACAAGTAAGCTGGCGGAGCGTCTTTGGTccacattacttttaaaagccttTGTCGATTCAATTAAGGTTTTGGTCATGATAATTTTTCAGAATCTGCTACTGTCACCaacaaataaatgcattattaaCCCTTAGTGAATTTTACTGGGGTCTGGAACTATTTAGAtttagattccagattttccaCTTGGCCAAATATGTTCCTATCATAACAATCCAAGC belongs to Paramisgurnus dabryanus chromosome 2, PD_genome_1.1, whole genome shotgun sequence and includes:
- the rin1b gene encoding ras and Rab interactor 2, with protein sequence MDVSLQRSLSVLDRLLLTHSIWLQLSINPDSTQQILQREIVGTFLVCKCSASHRKVLCVRVGDSGVGVSQYPIREEDSTFSLESSALSFPDLCRLVAFYTISRDILPFPLELPEAIAQATTHTQLENISHLGLEFWSSQTSPSLPNGPPPPSTPRQTSRFISPCFINPLFLQPSQPSRAASHKRHRFKRSLRVRVSNETSLSLSGGDSDPTQGEAQGQDSNQGSQRRTGGMSMLKRTQALSPTSEEEDDQMLGHIPPNNSLPQQDNDELKKDPEDGEVCLALDRTRAPSLAELDSNSSFSSLEEEDTLVDSAQQWPPAARGTRYPSANPTSTLRRMTAAFVCVFAPERRVARLVDELSRDRRSTFGSLVQDFLENQRQEMEASKLSSAVEILEGLRRFLSQAKSLLLEAGEIEPPIETLVPENEKDLALEKALFGCVLKPLKVQLHQTLVSLHTQDGSLQRITDSMLACQEGALERLGVRVGVLDVRGIERAKAKLMLMQRSHSPIDKVLLLLQVCKSVYRAMGTQPDQAVGSEDFLPAVSYVLVQCNIPHLLLETEYMMELLEPSWLTGEGGYYLTSVYASLYLIQSKHGTTPTCSLTSEAQESLREWSRRRGQDAKTQRDNQQKQRFVRVLFQDDSRNAVRTLLWKAGENVEALAQICAGLFGVNEPQHYCLFWRNEGEMRPLPAHFQPHELGKHEGVSLSYLRSDHDFSKIRRLTRGGAVDLGESVCEE